In Microtus ochrogaster isolate Prairie Vole_2 unplaced genomic scaffold, MicOch1.0 UNK148, whole genome shotgun sequence, a genomic segment contains:
- the Atp12a gene encoding potassium-transporting ATPase alpha chain 2 — protein MRRKTLEIYSVELNGTKDVNQTDQVDDKKFKEMKNKDSEPNKGHEKEELKKELDLDDHRLSNTELEQKYGTNIIRGLSSIKATELLARDGPNALTPPKQTPEIIKFLKQMVGGFSILLWIGAILCWIAYVIQYVSDSASLDSVYLGAILILVVILTGIFAYYQEAKSTNIMASFSKMIPQQALVIRDSEKKIIPAEQLVVGDVVEIKGGDQIPADIRLVFSQGCKVDNSSLTGESEPQARSTEFTHENPLETKNIGFYSTTCLEGTATGIVINTGDRTIIGRIASLASGVGSEKTPIAIEIEHFVHIVAGVAVSIGVIFFIIAVCMKYYVLDAIIFLISIIVANVPEGLLATVTVTLSLTAKRMAKKNCLVKNLEAVETLGSTSIICSDKTGTLTQNRMTVAHLWFDNQIFVADTSENQTKQAFDQSSGTWASLSKIITLCNRAEFRPGQENVPIMKRTVVGDASETALLKFSEVVLGDVMEIRKRNHKVAEIPFNSTNKFQLSIHETEDPNDKRFLMVMKGAPERILEKCSTIMINGQEQPLDKSSADAFYTAYMELGGLGERVLGFCHLYLPADEFPQTYPFDADTVNFPTSNLCFVGLLSMIDPPRSTVPDAVTKCRSAGIKVIMVTGDHPITAKAIAKSVGIISANNETVEDIAKRRGIAVEQVNKREAKAAVVTGMELKDMTPEQLDELLTNYQEIVFARTSPQQKLIIVEGCQRQDAVVAVTGDGVNDSPALKKADIGIAMGIAGSDAAKNAADMVLLDDNFASIVTGVEEGRLIFDNLKKTIAYTLTKNIAELCPFLIYIVAGLPLPIGTITILFIDLGTDIIPSIALAYEKAESDIMNRKPRHKKKDRLVNQQLAIYSYLHIGLMQALGAFLVYFTVYAQQGFWPTSLINLRVAWETDDINDLEDSYGQEWTRYQRKYLEYTGYTAFFVAIMMQQIADLIIRKTRRNSIFQQGLFRNKVIWVGIASQIIVALILSYGLGSVTALSFTMLRAQYWFVAVPHAILIWVYDEMRKLFIRLYPGSWWDKNMYY, from the exons ATGCGCCGG aaaacATTAGAAATTTATTCTGTGGAGCTCAATGGAACTAAAGATGTCAATCAGACAGACCAGGTAGATGACAAGAAGTTCAAGGAGATGAAGAACAAGGACTCAGAACCCAATAAGGGTCATGAGAAAGAAGAGCTTAAGAAAGAGCTTGATCTG gatgACCACCGACTCAGTAATACAGAACTGGAGCAGAAATATGGTACAAACATCATTCGG GGTCTCTCCAGCATCAAAGCTACAGAACTCCTGGCTCGGGATGGGCCCAATGCCCTTACACCTCCCAAGCAAACTCCAGAGATTATCAAGTTCCTCAAGCAGATGGTGGGGggcttctccatccttctgtggATAGGTGCCATCTTGTGCTGGATCGCATATGTGATCCAGTATGTCAGTGATTCTGCATCCCTTGACAGT gTCTATTTGGGCGCCATACTTATCCTGGTTGTTATTTTAACGGGGATTTTTGCTTATTATCAAGAAGCCAAAAGCACCAACATCATGGCCAGCTTTAGTAAGATGATCCCCCAG CAAGCTCTTGTCATCCGAGACTCAGAAAAGAAGATCATTCCTGCAGAGCAGCTGGTGGTGGGGGATGTAGTGGAGATTAAAGGAGGAGACCAAATCCCTGCAGACATCAGACTAGTGTTTTCCCAAGGATGCAAA GTAGATAATTCCTCTCTCACTGGGGAATCTGAGCCCCAGGCTCGCTCAACTGAGTTTACCCATGAAAATCCCTTGGAAACAAAGAACATAGGCTTCTATTCCACAACATGCCTGGAAG GCACGGCAACTGGCATTGTCATCAACACGGGCGACCGCACCATCATTGGTCGCATAGCCTCCTTGGCTTCCGGTGTTGGAAGTGAGAAGACACCCATTGCCATTGAGATCGAGCACTTTGTCCATATCGTGGCAGGGGTGGCTGTGTCCATTGGCGTCATTTTCTTCATCATCGCCGTGTGCATGAAGTACTATGTCCTTGACGCCATCATCTTCCTCATCAGCATCATTGTGGCCAATGTACCTGAGGGCCTCCTGGCCACTGTCACT GTCACCCTGTCACTGACAGCAAAGAGAATGGCTAAGAAGAACTGCCTGGtgaagaacctggaggcagtggAGACCCTCGGCTCCACTTCCATCATCTGTTCAGACAAGACGGGGACCCTGACCCAGAACAGAATGACTGTGGCTCATTTGTGGTTTGACAATCAGATCTTTGTGGCAGATACAAGCGAAAACCAAACAA AACAAGCCTTTGACCAAAGTTCTGGGACCTGGGCTTCTTTGTCCAAAATAATAACACTGTGTAACCGAGCGGAGTTCAGGCCAGGCCAGGAAAATGTCCCCATCATGAAG AGAACTGTGGTCGGAGATGCCTCTGAAACTGCTCTTCTAAAGTTCTCAGAGGTTGTTTTGGGTGACGTGATGGAAATTAGAAAAAGGAACCACAAAGTAGCCGAAATTCCCTTTAATTCTACCAATAAATTTCAG CTCTCCATACATGAGACAGAGGACCCTAATGACAAGCGCTTTCTCATGGTGATGAAGGGAGCCCCGGAGAGGATCTTAGAGAAGTGCAGCACCATCATGATCAATGGCCAGGAGCAGCCACTGGACAAGAGCTCTGCCGACGCCTTCTACACAGCCTACATGGAGCTAGGAGGCCTGGGCGAGCGTGTGTTGG GTTTCTGCCACCTCTACCTGCCAGCAGATGAGTTTCCCCAAACCTACCCATTTGATGCAGACACCGTAAACTTTCCCACTTCCAACCTCTGCTTTGTGGGGCTTCTGTCCATGATCGATCCCCCTCGGTCCACTGTCCCAGATGCAGTCACCAAGTGTCGGAGTGCAGGGATCAAG GTTATTATGGTTACAGGTGATCATCCTATCACGGCCAAAGCCATTGCCAAGAGTGTAGGAATCATATCAGCCAACAATGAGACAGTGGAAGACATCGCAAAACGCCGCGGTATTGCTGTGGAGCAAGTCAACAAAAG AGAAGCAAAAGCCGCTGTGGTGACAGGCATGGAACTGAAGGACATGACCCCAGAACAACTGGATGAACTTTTAACCAACTACCAAGAAATCGTATTCGCCCGGACATCGCCCCAGCAGAAGCTGATCATCGTGGAGGGCTGTCAGAGGCAG GATGCGGTTGTAGCTGTGACAGGTGACGGTGTGAAtgactctccagccctcaagaagGCAGACATCGGGATTGCTATGGGCATAGCAGGTTCTGACGCCGCTAAAAATGCAGCGGACATGGTCTTGCTAGATGACAACTTTGCGTCTATAGTCACAGGGGTGGAGGAAG GTCGCCTGATCTTTGACAACCTGAAGAAAACCATCGCCTATACCCTGACCAAGAACATCGCTGAGCTCTGCCCCTTTTTGATCTACATCGTTGCTGGGCTTCCCCTGCCCATTGGCACCATTACAATCCTATTCATCGACCTGGGCACAGACATT ATTCCCTCCATTGCCTTGGCCTATGAAAAAGCTGAAAGTGACATCATGAATAGGAAACCTCGCCACAAGAAGAAAGACAGATTGGTGAACCAGCAGCTTGCTATCTACTCTTACCTGCACATTG GTCTCATGCAAGCCCTGGGCGCTTTCCTCGTCTATTTCACTGTCTATGCTCAGCAGGGCTTTTGGCCCACCTCTCTCATCAACCTGAGGGTAGCATGGGAAACAGATGATATAAATGACTTGGAAGATAGCTACGGGCAGGAATGG ACAAGGTATCAGAGAAAATACCTAGAATACACAGGTTACACGGCTTTCTTTGTTGCCATCATGATGCAACAAATTGCAGATCTGATCATCAGGAAAACCCGGAGGAATTCTATCTTCCAGCAGGGGCTCTTCAG AAATAAAGTCATCTGGGTGGGGATCGCCTCGCAGATCATTGTGGCACTGATACTGTCCTACGGTCTTGGGAGTGTCACAGCCCTGAGTTTCACCATGCTCAG GGCTCAATACTGGTTTGTGGCTGTGCCGCATGCCATTTTGATTTGGGTGTATGACGAGATGCGAAAACTCTTCATCAGGCTCTACCCTGGAA GCTGGTGGGATAAGAACATGTATTATTGA